A genomic segment from Leptospira yasudae encodes:
- a CDS encoding glycosyltransferase: MNFGVTVSIVLYKPNLLILKESLESLLASVAYQISKNDSKTRFQIDVVDNSPLFSQEVQSFLNDCAKKREFKKQVAFRYIHMPENPGYGAANNRSILESKTKYHLVLNPDIKMIPQTLDACARYLEQHSSCDAVVPSVWDWDSDGKNVSTMQFLVKSYPTVFVLFLRSFAPKFLKSFFQKNIDEYDLREKDWSQTQESVPLVSGCFIFAKTESLQKIGGFDENFFLYFEDFDLSMRLKRKDYLPKVKIFHKGGNSSKKGFLHIRLFVTSAFRFFMKFGWKLI; encoded by the coding sequence TTGAATTTCGGCGTTACAGTTTCGATCGTATTATATAAACCGAATCTTTTGATTTTAAAGGAATCTTTGGAATCGCTTTTAGCCTCCGTCGCTTATCAAATTTCTAAGAATGATTCGAAAACGCGGTTTCAAATCGATGTCGTTGATAATTCGCCTTTGTTCTCGCAAGAGGTTCAAAGTTTTCTGAACGATTGCGCCAAAAAGCGGGAGTTTAAGAAACAAGTCGCATTTCGCTACATACACATGCCGGAAAATCCGGGTTACGGAGCCGCAAACAATCGTTCCATTTTAGAGTCGAAAACGAAATACCATCTCGTTCTCAATCCGGATATTAAAATGATTCCGCAGACGTTGGATGCATGCGCGCGTTATTTGGAACAACATTCTTCGTGCGACGCTGTGGTTCCTTCCGTTTGGGATTGGGACAGCGACGGTAAAAACGTTTCTACGATGCAGTTTTTGGTGAAGTCGTATCCGACCGTTTTCGTTTTGTTTTTGCGGTCCTTTGCTCCGAAATTTTTGAAATCGTTTTTTCAAAAGAACATAGACGAATACGATTTAAGAGAAAAGGACTGGAGCCAAACCCAGGAATCGGTTCCTCTCGTAAGCGGCTGTTTTATCTTCGCGAAAACGGAATCGTTGCAGAAGATCGGAGGCTTTGATGAAAATTTCTTTTTGTATTTCGAGGATTTCGATTTATCGATGCGCTTAAAACGAAAAGACTACTTGCCTAAGGTGAAAATCTTTCACAAGGGCGGTAATTCTTCCAAAAAAGGTTTTTTGCATATTCGACTTTTTGTAACTTCCGCATTTCGTTTTTTTATGAAATTCGGTTGGAAGCTGATTTAA
- a CDS encoding DASS family sodium-coupled anion symporter, whose product MRNLISILSILSVIFVLFFIQIQFAIPLGVAIMICIFCLAATFWVLEPIPGYATSILILFLEILFFANPAGIEALKFQQGKNPAVSVFLSSIADSSIILFLGGFVLAKACVKTGLDRFLANRIIRKFGTKSHQVLLGFMFTTGFISMWMSNTATTSMMIALSFPLFQILPEKEPFRKALLLGIPFAANIGGVGTPIGSPPNIIAMGILKQQGVVVSFGTWMLFAVPLVVVLILFAWFLLLKLFPENGSLDLIVEFPEPEGGTKSFSFRTTSVIFLGTVALWFTENLHGIPAGVIALLPLILFPTFGILNEKDINSLEWSVLLLIAGGIAIGVGLQQSGMSLWFSEILKPITKPEYAVSVLFLLCILSLLLSTFMSNTAATNLLVPFAFPLSAIILPGSEAYLLEICLGIALSASLAMSLPVSTPPNAIAYAVGGFEIKDMIKAGLPVGIFGLILTLAAYFTFL is encoded by the coding sequence ATGCGTAATCTGATTTCGATTCTAAGTATCTTATCCGTAATATTCGTTTTATTTTTTATACAGATTCAGTTTGCGATTCCTCTCGGAGTCGCGATTATGATCTGCATATTTTGTTTGGCCGCCACGTTTTGGGTTTTAGAACCGATTCCGGGTTATGCGACTTCGATTCTGATTCTTTTTCTGGAGATTTTGTTTTTTGCGAATCCTGCCGGAATCGAAGCTTTGAAATTTCAGCAGGGCAAAAATCCGGCGGTTTCGGTATTTTTGTCATCGATCGCGGATTCTTCCATTATTCTTTTTTTAGGCGGTTTCGTTTTAGCAAAGGCTTGTGTGAAAACGGGACTGGACCGTTTTCTTGCAAACCGGATCATCCGCAAATTCGGGACCAAGAGTCATCAAGTTCTACTCGGTTTTATGTTCACCACGGGTTTTATCTCGATGTGGATGAGCAATACCGCGACGACTTCGATGATGATCGCTCTTTCGTTTCCCTTGTTTCAGATTCTTCCGGAAAAAGAACCGTTTCGAAAAGCGCTTCTTTTGGGGATTCCGTTCGCAGCGAATATCGGAGGAGTGGGGACTCCGATCGGTTCTCCGCCGAATATCATCGCAATGGGTATTTTAAAACAACAAGGCGTTGTAGTTTCGTTCGGAACTTGGATGCTCTTTGCGGTTCCTCTTGTGGTCGTTTTGATTTTGTTCGCGTGGTTTCTTCTTTTGAAATTGTTTCCGGAAAACGGTTCTTTGGATTTGATCGTTGAATTTCCCGAACCGGAAGGCGGAACGAAATCTTTCTCGTTTCGAACGACATCCGTGATTTTTTTAGGAACGGTCGCGCTTTGGTTTACGGAGAATCTGCACGGAATTCCCGCGGGAGTGATCGCGTTATTGCCTTTGATCCTTTTTCCTACGTTCGGAATTTTGAATGAAAAAGACATCAACTCTTTGGAATGGTCCGTTCTGCTTTTGATCGCCGGTGGGATCGCGATCGGCGTGGGACTTCAACAGAGCGGAATGAGCCTTTGGTTTTCGGAAATCCTCAAACCTATTACAAAACCGGAATATGCGGTAAGTGTGTTGTTCCTTCTCTGCATTTTGAGCCTTTTGCTCAGTACGTTCATGTCGAATACGGCCGCTACGAATCTTTTGGTTCCGTTTGCGTTTCCTTTGTCCGCGATTATTTTACCCGGATCGGAAGCGTATCTTTTGGAGATTTGTCTCGGCATCGCTCTTTCCGCTTCCTTAGCGATGTCGCTTCCCGTAAGCACTCCGCCGAATGCGATCGCGTATGCGGTGGGCGGTTTTGAAATCAAGGATATGATCAAGGCCGGTTTACCGGTCGGAATTTTCGGTTTGATTTTGACGCTGGCGGCCTATTTTACATTTTTATAA
- a CDS encoding antitoxin, with amino-acid sequence MPDTLFKKAKIKAAERGISMKALVIESLAHTLEMEEAVRKKDAEKGFAANHHGWPVLSKKKGVKVTETIINNIKEEIG; translated from the coding sequence ATACCGGATACATTGTTTAAAAAAGCGAAAATAAAAGCGGCAGAGAGAGGAATTTCTATGAAAGCCTTGGTCATAGAGTCGTTGGCACATACTTTAGAAATGGAGGAAGCCGTAAGAAAAAAGGACGCCGAGAAGGGTTTCGCCGCCAATCATCACGGATGGCCCGTTCTTTCCAAAAAGAAAGGCGTAAAAGTTACGGAAACGATCATCAATAATATCAAGGAGGAAATCGGCTAA
- a CDS encoding TA system VapC family ribonuclease toxin, protein MGYLLDANVLIALSDSNHTFHQAAWRWFDRKTKAGWSTCPITQNALVRILSHPSYPGSPGGVEVASEILHSLLKVKGHRFIPDNISLDSSSLSFDSTSIHSKQLTDIYLLALSVHHKVKFATFDSKIPYKAVDYGKEHLEVIAA, encoded by the coding sequence ATGGGTTATCTTTTAGACGCAAATGTTTTGATCGCGCTCAGCGATTCCAATCATACGTTCCACCAAGCGGCTTGGCGGTGGTTTGATCGGAAGACGAAGGCCGGTTGGTCCACTTGTCCGATTACGCAAAACGCTCTTGTCCGGATTCTAAGCCATCCATCGTATCCCGGAAGTCCGGGCGGTGTGGAGGTCGCCTCGGAAATTTTACATTCTCTTCTGAAAGTGAAAGGACATCGGTTTATACCCGACAATATTTCCCTCGATTCTTCTTCATTATCTTTTGATTCTACTTCGATTCATTCCAAACAACTGACGGATATTTATCTTCTTGCCTTAAGCGTTCATCACAAAGTCAAGTTTGCGACGTTCGATTCTAAGATTCCATACAAGGCGGTGGATTACGGAAAAGAACATCTCGAAGTGATCGCCGCTTGA
- a CDS encoding YdeI/OmpD-associated family protein, producing the protein MKEIFNDCPVLFFKNRKEWAAWLKANHRSDSAIWIKLAKKESSIPSITYAEALEVALCYGWIDSQKQKYDASHWLQRFSIRGSKSIWSKINREKAEQLIASKGMKAPGLAAVEAAKKDGRWDKAYASQSKMEVPEEFQKLLDKNSSAKKFFETLNSANRYAILFRIHNAKKEETKIKRMKEFVEMLKRKETLH; encoded by the coding sequence ATGAAAGAAATTTTTAACGATTGTCCGGTTTTATTTTTTAAGAATCGGAAAGAATGGGCGGCTTGGTTGAAAGCGAATCACCGATCCGATTCCGCGATTTGGATCAAACTCGCCAAAAAGGAATCCTCGATTCCTTCGATCACGTATGCCGAAGCGCTGGAAGTGGCCCTTTGTTACGGTTGGATCGACAGTCAAAAACAGAAATACGATGCTTCGCATTGGCTTCAAAGATTTTCGATTCGAGGTTCTAAAAGTATTTGGTCCAAGATCAATCGAGAGAAGGCGGAACAGTTGATCGCTTCCAAAGGAATGAAAGCTCCGGGACTTGCGGCCGTCGAAGCGGCTAAGAAAGACGGAAGATGGGATAAGGCTTACGCATCGCAAAGTAAGATGGAAGTTCCGGAGGAATTTCAAAAACTTTTGGATAAGAATTCCTCCGCCAAAAAGTTCTTTGAAACTCTGAATTCCGCGAATCGTTACGCGATTCTTTTTCGGATTCACAATGCAAAGAAGGAGGAAACCAAAATCAAACGGATGAAAGAGTTCGTGGAGATGTTAAAAAGAAAGGAAACTCTTCATTAA
- a CDS encoding CapA family protein — protein MKSRFVLRFATAAFFIPLFFLSCIPGFLKDSSSEANESNSPSALEIIQDKIDAVLHPEHNRDPELLKVLAGGDVMFNWGIRDTIQKHGEIAPVEGLKSLFGEADFRMVNLETPVVASKTEESKKAYIFTAHEKDLDSLKFLGIDMVFLGNNHSFDHGPNGMVETLNILNKNNILNIGAGKKLPDVFDPLHLSLKGSDLRIHSVTAIAEQSHYATPTKSGVAPFVLPSLQAAFFERRPVRRGNPPPVRIVSLHWGVEYSPFPTPDQRKVARALIDSGVKIVIGHHPHIPQGVELYRGGVILYSLGNLIFGSRNSYLNHNLIAILHIRKNVLETVELVPIFGKFQKEDHKIRPVQGKEAQEFLQEIAVLSSELGTKLRVEEERAFLDLKVNSPLTPGSKRKK, from the coding sequence TTGAAATCTCGATTCGTTCTTCGTTTTGCAACGGCCGCTTTTTTTATTCCCCTTTTCTTTCTTTCCTGTATTCCCGGTTTTTTAAAAGATTCTTCTTCGGAAGCGAACGAATCGAATTCTCCCTCCGCTCTGGAGATCATCCAAGACAAGATCGACGCGGTTCTGCATCCCGAACACAACCGCGATCCCGAACTGCTCAAGGTTTTGGCGGGCGGGGACGTTATGTTCAATTGGGGAATCCGCGACACGATTCAGAAACACGGAGAAATCGCGCCCGTGGAAGGTTTGAAATCCTTGTTCGGAGAAGCGGACTTCCGCATGGTCAATCTGGAAACTCCGGTCGTCGCTTCCAAAACGGAAGAATCCAAAAAGGCTTATATCTTTACCGCACACGAAAAGGATCTTGATTCCCTGAAATTTTTGGGGATCGACATGGTCTTTCTCGGAAACAATCATTCCTTCGATCACGGTCCGAACGGAATGGTCGAGACGTTAAACATATTAAATAAGAATAATATTCTAAATATCGGCGCGGGTAAGAAGCTTCCGGACGTATTCGATCCGTTGCATCTCAGCCTGAAAGGTTCGGACCTGAGAATTCATTCCGTTACGGCGATCGCCGAACAATCGCATTACGCGACTCCTACGAAATCGGGCGTTGCTCCGTTTGTTCTCCCTTCCTTGCAGGCGGCTTTTTTCGAACGCCGTCCCGTTCGCCGGGGAAACCCTCCACCGGTGCGGATCGTTTCCCTGCACTGGGGAGTCGAATATTCTCCCTTTCCGACTCCCGATCAAAGAAAGGTCGCGCGCGCATTGATCGATTCCGGCGTTAAAATCGTGATCGGTCATCATCCGCATATTCCGCAAGGAGTGGAATTGTATCGGGGTGGGGTGATTTTGTATTCGCTCGGGAATCTGATTTTCGGAAGTAGGAACTCCTACCTCAATCACAATCTAATCGCCATTCTTCATATCCGCAAGAATGTCTTGGAAACCGTGGAACTCGTTCCGATCTTCGGTAAGTTCCAAAAAGAGGACCACAAAATCCGTCCGGTTCAAGGCAAAGAAGCGCAGGAGTTCCTACAAGAGATCGCGGTTCTTTCGAGCGAACTCGGAACCAAGCTTCGAGTCGAGGAAGAAAGGGCATTTCTGGACCTAAAGGTCAATTCTCCCTTGACCCCGGGCTCTAAACGCAAAAAATAG
- the rpsF gene encoding 30S ribosomal protein S6, translating into MRNYELTTITRVSAREAAKSEIQDTLKKFSVSITSDEDWGQRKLWHPIKHEEQGIFHHYKCSADPGAIEKVEKEFLINQNILRSMVVRLNG; encoded by the coding sequence TTGAGAAACTACGAACTCACCACCATCACACGTGTGAGCGCGCGGGAAGCTGCAAAGTCCGAAATTCAGGATACTTTGAAGAAATTCTCCGTGAGCATCACCTCCGACGAAGATTGGGGCCAAAGAAAACTCTGGCATCCGATCAAACACGAAGAGCAGGGCATTTTCCATCACTACAAATGCAGCGCGGATCCAGGCGCCATTGAAAAAGTGGAAAAGGAATTCTTAATCAACCAGAACATCCTTCGTTCTATGGTTGTGCGCCTCAATGGCTAA
- a CDS encoding single-stranded DNA-binding protein, with the protein MANDINRVTLVGRLTRDPEFKSINGTSLVNFSLANGRTYVSNGEKREESHFFDCEVWGKPADIIQQYCKKGKQIAIEGRLKQDTWETPEGKKASRIRIVVENFQLLGSRDDSSSSSSGGSSSSGGNSYPSSPEYYSPAPDGDDDIPF; encoded by the coding sequence ATGGCTAATGATATCAACAGAGTGACTCTGGTCGGCCGCTTAACGCGGGACCCCGAGTTCAAATCGATCAACGGGACTTCTCTCGTTAACTTCTCCTTGGCCAACGGCCGGACCTACGTGTCTAACGGAGAAAAAAGAGAAGAGTCTCACTTCTTCGATTGTGAAGTCTGGGGAAAACCGGCTGATATCATTCAACAATACTGCAAAAAAGGAAAGCAGATTGCCATTGAAGGAAGACTGAAGCAGGACACTTGGGAAACCCCCGAAGGAAAGAAGGCTTCGCGGATCCGAATCGTAGTTGAGAACTTTCAACTCCTCGGTTCCAGAGACGATTCTTCTTCCTCTTCATCGGGCGGCTCCTCTTCCTCCGGAGGAAATTCTTATCCATCCTCTCCGGAATACTACAGCCCTGCACCGGATGGTGACGACGACATACCGTTTTAA
- the rpsR gene encoding 30S ribosomal protein S18: MSENEIKEERSERPEQGDASAEMEGKPQRKQNKYKKKVCRFTADPELAKQINYKNIELLERFITNRGKIIPRRITGTSARYQRVLAREIRKARSIGLLPYKVN; the protein is encoded by the coding sequence ATGAGTGAAAACGAAATCAAAGAAGAACGTTCCGAAAGACCGGAACAAGGCGACGCTTCCGCTGAAATGGAAGGCAAGCCGCAGAGAAAACAGAACAAATACAAGAAGAAGGTTTGCCGTTTTACAGCAGATCCCGAACTTGCAAAACAAATCAATTATAAGAACATCGAGCTTCTGGAAAGATTCATCACCAACCGCGGTAAAATCATTCCAAGAAGAATTACGGGAACCAGCGCTCGTTATCAAAGAGTTCTCGCTCGTGAAATCCGCAAAGCAAGAAGCATCGGTCTTCTTCCTTACAAGGTGAACTGA
- the rplI gene encoding 50S ribosomal protein L9, with translation MRVILQKDVINLGDAGDTKEVADGYARNFLFPKRLAVRANEGNTKAALHQKKLGELKREKRKKAMEGVSASLNGKEYDILVKTGGGDKLFGAVTPIDVAAILKKNGVELDKRKIEIAEPIRNLGSYKIKIRLADGVQPVITLNVKKEEE, from the coding sequence ATGAGAGTGATCTTACAAAAAGACGTTATCAATCTCGGAGACGCCGGAGATACGAAAGAAGTTGCCGACGGTTACGCAAGAAACTTCTTATTTCCAAAACGACTCGCAGTTCGTGCAAACGAAGGAAACACCAAAGCGGCTCTTCACCAGAAGAAGTTGGGCGAACTCAAACGTGAAAAACGTAAAAAAGCGATGGAAGGAGTTTCCGCAAGTCTGAACGGGAAAGAATACGATATTCTCGTGAAAACGGGCGGCGGAGATAAACTTTTCGGAGCCGTTACTCCGATCGACGTCGCTGCCATTCTGAAAAAGAATGGGGTCGAACTCGATAAGAGAAAAATCGAAATCGCTGAGCCAATCCGCAACCTGGGATCTTACAAGATCAAAATCCGTCTCGCCGACGGAGTCCAGCCCGTGATTACGCTCAACGTAAAAAAAGAAGAAGAATAA
- the dnaB gene encoding replicative DNA helicase, whose translation MQSDSLYEPESERAFLGFLLLKGADNLIDVPVVPEDFYVDLHRRVYRAIADLVDKRITIDPVSVLNFLKENSLLKDEEKEFNYIYSLYRDTVVTQPLAYYATRIKRFSERRMYAKILQDSLELIRKEPGDNESVFNTVEKNLTEISRSIDAKGLLPVSTDKVALSDYIMEIMKNRGQITGLRTNFTKLDEATSGLKEHELMILAARPGNGKTTFALNIASNVALIYNQPVVIFSLEMSRIELLLKMVCSDSQVESMKLKKSELTRSDAPKLLESIVRVTSAPIYIDDSGGLTIDDFKGRVRKLLTTEKIGLIVVDYLQLMSDPKNKDGGRQQEVASISRSLKQMAKEAKCPIIALSQMSRAVEQRSKDQKPQLSDLRESGAIEQDADIVSFIYREEKVKGEEEISPEMRGKAEIIIAKNRSGPIGSFHLAFRPELSRFDNID comes from the coding sequence ATGCAGTCCGACTCCTTATACGAACCGGAATCCGAAAGGGCCTTTTTAGGATTCCTGCTTCTCAAAGGGGCGGACAACCTCATCGATGTTCCCGTCGTTCCCGAAGACTTTTATGTGGATCTCCACAGAAGGGTCTATCGGGCGATCGCCGACTTAGTGGACAAACGGATCACGATCGATCCGGTTTCCGTTCTCAACTTCCTCAAAGAAAATTCTCTTCTCAAAGACGAAGAAAAAGAATTCAATTATATCTATTCTCTTTACAGAGATACGGTCGTTACGCAGCCGCTTGCATACTACGCGACGCGGATCAAACGTTTCTCCGAACGGAGAATGTATGCGAAAATTCTCCAGGATTCTCTCGAACTCATCCGCAAGGAACCGGGAGACAACGAATCCGTATTCAACACGGTCGAAAAGAATCTCACCGAAATTTCCAGAAGCATAGACGCAAAAGGTCTGCTTCCCGTCTCGACGGACAAGGTCGCTCTCTCCGATTACATCATGGAGATCATGAAGAATCGGGGACAGATCACCGGTCTTCGAACCAACTTCACCAAACTCGACGAAGCGACTTCCGGTTTGAAGGAACACGAGCTGATGATTCTCGCGGCCCGTCCCGGTAACGGTAAAACCACGTTCGCACTCAACATAGCGTCTAACGTGGCGCTCATCTACAATCAACCGGTCGTCATCTTCTCTTTGGAGATGAGCCGGATCGAACTTCTTCTCAAGATGGTCTGTTCCGATTCCCAAGTGGAATCGATGAAACTCAAAAAATCCGAACTTACCCGTTCGGACGCTCCGAAACTTTTGGAATCGATCGTGCGAGTAACCTCGGCTCCGATTTACATCGACGATTCCGGCGGTTTGACGATAGACGACTTCAAAGGTCGCGTGCGTAAACTTCTTACCACGGAAAAGATCGGCCTGATCGTCGTGGATTATCTCCAGCTGATGAGCGATCCGAAGAACAAGGACGGAGGGCGTCAACAAGAGGTCGCGTCCATCTCCCGTTCCCTCAAACAGATGGCAAAGGAAGCGAAATGTCCGATCATCGCGCTTTCTCAGATGTCCCGGGCCGTGGAACAAAGATCCAAGGATCAGAAACCGCAGCTTTCCGACCTTCGGGAATCGGGCGCGATCGAGCAGGATGCGGATATCGTGTCCTTTATCTATCGGGAAGAGAAGGTAAAGGGAGAAGAGGAGATCAGCCCGGAGATGCGCGGTAAGGCGGAGATCATCATCGCGAAAAACCGTTCGGGCCCTATCGGTTCTTTTCATCTTGCCTTTAGGCCCGAGCTTAGCAGATTTGATAATATAGATTAA
- the aspS gene encoding aspartate--tRNA ligase has translation MEQWIQESYKKRSWAGELSESQEGQKVVLYGWSFRFRDQGGVIFIDLRDRTGIIQVVARKELLGDAFVLAEKVRSEYVLAVAGTLKKRDAESINPRMQTGTIEVVLDQLEILNAAKTPPFSLDEFDEVSEELRLKYRYLDFRREELKNRMLKRHEFIFAIRNYLNKRKFVEIETPILNKSTPEGARDFLVPSRLNPNEFYALPQSPQIFKQILMVGGMERYFQIVKCFRDEDLRADRQPEFTQLDMEFSFVSQEEILAEIEGLVAEIYKEVFNIQLTVPFPRMTYKTAMEEYGSDKPDLRFGMKLVDVSEIVKDCDFNVFSGAVKGGGTVKVVCVPGGSIISRKEIEDYTAWLNRDYKAKGLAYMKHGSEGLESTITKRFKKEELDAISKACGSKEGDMLFFGADEKEIVNHSLGALRLKLSERFETPKEGENNITWIVDFPMFEWNKDHKRWDALHHPFTSPSDESIPYFESMETLQKNAGNATAKAYDLVMNGVEIGGGSIRIHSRDVQNQVFKVLGIEEEEAKEKFGFLLEALEYGAPPHGGLAFGIDRMLMLLTGGKSIRDVIAFPKTQKGLCLMSECPSPVEEKQLQELKIKLVKV, from the coding sequence TTGGAACAGTGGATTCAGGAAAGTTATAAAAAGCGCTCTTGGGCGGGAGAATTGAGCGAGTCCCAAGAAGGTCAAAAAGTCGTTCTCTACGGTTGGTCGTTTCGTTTTCGCGATCAAGGCGGAGTGATCTTCATCGATCTCCGCGACAGAACCGGAATCATCCAAGTAGTCGCGCGCAAGGAACTTTTGGGAGACGCTTTCGTTCTCGCCGAAAAAGTCCGTTCCGAATACGTTCTCGCGGTTGCGGGAACTCTCAAAAAAAGAGACGCTGAATCCATCAATCCGAGAATGCAAACCGGAACGATCGAAGTCGTTCTGGATCAATTAGAAATCTTGAATGCTGCAAAAACTCCTCCGTTCTCCTTGGACGAGTTCGACGAAGTTTCCGAAGAACTCAGACTGAAATACCGTTATCTGGATTTCAGAAGAGAAGAATTAAAAAACAGAATGCTCAAACGGCACGAGTTTATATTCGCAATCCGTAATTATCTCAACAAACGCAAGTTCGTCGAAATCGAAACTCCGATTTTGAACAAATCCACTCCCGAAGGCGCGAGAGATTTTCTCGTTCCTTCCCGTCTGAATCCGAACGAGTTTTACGCTCTTCCCCAATCTCCGCAGATCTTCAAACAGATTCTGATGGTCGGCGGAATGGAACGTTACTTCCAAATCGTAAAGTGTTTCCGCGACGAGGATCTGCGCGCGGACAGACAACCCGAGTTCACGCAGCTCGATATGGAATTCTCCTTTGTCAGTCAGGAGGAAATTCTCGCGGAGATCGAGGGCCTCGTTGCTGAAATCTATAAGGAAGTTTTCAATATTCAGCTTACCGTTCCTTTCCCGAGAATGACCTACAAAACCGCGATGGAAGAATACGGTTCCGACAAACCGGATCTTCGTTTCGGTATGAAACTCGTGGACGTTTCCGAAATCGTAAAGGATTGCGATTTCAACGTGTTCTCCGGAGCCGTAAAAGGCGGAGGAACCGTTAAGGTCGTTTGCGTTCCGGGCGGTTCGATCATTTCTAGAAAGGAAATCGAAGATTATACCGCGTGGCTGAACCGAGACTACAAAGCGAAAGGTCTCGCATATATGAAACACGGAAGCGAAGGTCTCGAATCCACGATCACGAAACGTTTTAAAAAAGAGGAATTGGACGCTATCTCCAAAGCCTGCGGTTCGAAAGAAGGGGATATGCTCTTTTTCGGAGCGGACGAAAAAGAAATCGTCAATCACTCGTTAGGCGCTCTTCGTCTCAAACTTTCTGAACGTTTTGAAACTCCGAAAGAAGGGGAGAACAACATCACTTGGATCGTCGACTTTCCGATGTTCGAGTGGAATAAGGACCACAAACGTTGGGACGCTCTGCATCACCCGTTCACTTCTCCATCGGATGAAAGTATTCCGTATTTTGAATCTATGGAAACGCTCCAGAAGAACGCGGGCAACGCGACCGCAAAAGCGTACGACCTCGTGATGAACGGAGTCGAGATCGGAGGCGGTTCGATTAGAATTCATTCCCGCGACGTTCAGAACCAAGTGTTCAAGGTTCTCGGAATCGAAGAGGAAGAAGCAAAGGAAAAATTCGGATTCTTACTCGAAGCGCTCGAATACGGAGCGCCGCCTCACGGCGGTTTGGCGTTCGGAATCGATAGAATGCTGATGCTTCTCACAGGGGGAAAATCGATCCGCGACGTGATCGCTTTCCCGAAAACACAAAAGGGTCTTTGTCTGATGAGCGAATGTCCTTCTCCGGTGGAGGAAAAACAGCTTCAAGAACTCAAGATCAAACTCGTAAAGGTATAA
- a CDS encoding PhoH family protein — protein sequence MDIIPRGNGFQLEGESAKVDFALDFFKKLEANYQERPDRDFTDSFDFAYILKDAGKELRKKKVWETETDRAMPWKPSEKILTTYRGKHIFPRTRNQENYFRSFQDNLITFALGPAGTGKTFLSVATACRFLQAGTVDKIILTRPAVEAGENLGFLPGDLNQKVDPYLRPVYDALNECIGAEKTQEYIALTKIEIAPVAFMRGRTLSNAFIILDEAQNCTLAQLKMIMTRLGRSSRMCISGDSTQIDLEHGRSGLEKVVTLFKNTDQIGMVFFGKEDITRHPLVEVIVRKFEEL from the coding sequence ATGGACATCATCCCGCGGGGGAACGGATTCCAACTCGAAGGCGAGTCGGCGAAGGTCGATTTCGCTTTGGATTTTTTTAAAAAACTCGAAGCGAACTATCAGGAAAGACCGGACCGGGATTTTACAGATTCATTCGATTTTGCTTATATTCTAAAAGACGCAGGTAAGGAACTCCGCAAAAAGAAGGTATGGGAAACCGAAACCGATCGGGCCATGCCTTGGAAGCCGAGCGAGAAAATTCTCACCACATACCGCGGAAAACATATCTTCCCGCGAACTCGAAATCAGGAAAATTATTTCCGATCCTTTCAGGACAATCTCATCACCTTTGCGCTCGGTCCGGCGGGAACGGGAAAGACGTTCTTATCCGTCGCGACCGCTTGTAGATTTCTGCAGGCCGGAACCGTCGATAAGATCATACTTACAAGACCCGCGGTCGAAGCGGGGGAAAATCTCGGATTTTTACCGGGCGACTTGAACCAAAAAGTGGATCCGTATCTTCGTCCGGTCTACGACGCTCTCAACGAATGTATCGGCGCGGAAAAAACGCAGGAATACATCGCTCTTACAAAAATCGAAATCGCGCCCGTCGCGTTTATGCGGGGAAGAACTCTTTCGAATGCGTTTATCATTTTGGACGAGGCCCAGAACTGTACTCTGGCGCAGCTCAAGATGATTATGACTCGTTTGGGAAGGTCTTCGCGCATGTGTATTTCCGGGGATTCGACTCAGATCGACCTGGAGCACGGCCGCTCGGGACTCGAAAAAGTGGTGACTTTATTCAAAAACACGGATCAAATCGGAATGGTGTTTTTTGGGAAAGAAGATATTACCAGACACCCTCTCGTGGAAGTAATCGTTCGCAAGTTCGAGGAGTTGTAA